From Deltaproteobacteria bacterium, a single genomic window includes:
- a CDS encoding TIGR04282 family arsenosugar biosynthesis glycosyltransferase, with the protein MNELLIFAKYPEPGRVKTRLARTVGPVKAALRYRGMVEMVMQKSLPLNGEYQRALCFDPPERENDFRKWFPSLDLRRQGGGDLGQRMSAAFQESLAKGSNRAVLIGTDCIEINRSLLCEAFDRLDKADLVLGPAKDGGYYLIGMKKTHPFLFEGIPWSTEKVLDETLEKAKRDRLKVELFKTLSDLDEEF; encoded by the coding sequence ATGAACGAACTTCTCATCTTTGCCAAATATCCCGAACCGGGACGGGTCAAGACGCGACTTGCGCGAACTGTCGGTCCTGTAAAAGCGGCCCTCCGTTATCGGGGCATGGTCGAGATGGTTATGCAAAAGAGTCTTCCCTTGAATGGTGAGTACCAACGGGCTCTCTGTTTTGATCCTCCCGAAAGGGAAAACGATTTTAGAAAATGGTTTCCTTCACTCGATTTGAGGCGACAAGGAGGTGGGGATTTGGGACAACGAATGTCAGCCGCTTTTCAAGAGTCGTTGGCAAAGGGTTCGAATCGAGCGGTGTTGATCGGCACCGATTGCATCGAGATCAACCGATCTCTTTTATGTGAGGCCTTTGATCGTCTGGATAAGGCTGATCTTGTCCTCGGCCCGGCCAAGGACGGAGGTTATTATTTGATCGGGATGAAGAAGACGCATCCCTTTCTTTTTGAGGGGATCCCCTGGAGTACGGAGAAGGTCCTTGATGAGACTCTTGAAAAGGCCAAGAGGGACCGCCTCAAGGTTGAACTGTTCAAAACACTCTCGGATCTCGATGAAGAATTTTAA
- a CDS encoding TVP38/TMEM64 family protein — translation MKNFKPLLFLLILVGGLAAYFFTPLRQVMTPARLVALTHSTHGVWWMPVVLILFYGIGGLFGLPGSALTLAIGALYGVLPGFFYNVIASNLAAGAGFFGARYLGRDFVSRFLKGKWKEFDEQAASHGFRLIFYLRLVPLFPFNGINFGAGLSKVRFTDYAVASLLGMIPGTFVYTYFASSLLSRTTGAKEEATFHLILSTVLFVLLSLIPVIYKQFRK, via the coding sequence ATGAAGAATTTTAAGCCACTTCTTTTTCTGTTGATCTTGGTGGGTGGGTTGGCTGCCTATTTTTTCACACCACTTCGACAAGTCATGACGCCAGCTCGTCTCGTCGCCTTAACCCACTCGACACATGGAGTTTGGTGGATGCCGGTCGTCCTCATTCTTTTCTATGGCATCGGGGGGTTGTTTGGTCTTCCCGGATCGGCCCTGACTTTAGCCATCGGTGCCCTGTATGGGGTCCTCCCCGGATTTTTCTACAACGTGATTGCCTCAAACCTTGCCGCCGGTGCCGGTTTCTTCGGGGCGCGATACTTGGGACGGGATTTTGTCTCCCGTTTTCTGAAAGGAAAATGGAAGGAGTTCGATGAACAAGCGGCGAGCCACGGGTTTCGCCTGATCTTTTATCTTCGCCTCGTCCCTCTTTTCCCTTTCAATGGAATCAACTTCGGTGCCGGTCTTTCCAAGGTCCGATTCACTGATTACGCGGTTGCTTCATTGTTGGGGATGATCCCCGGCACCTTCGTCTATACCTACTTCGCCTCATCCCTTTTGAGTAGGACCACAGGGGCCAAAGAGGAAGCAACGTTCCACTTGATACTTTCAACGGTTCTGTTCGTACTGTTGTCCCTCATTCCGGTGATTTATAAACAATTCAGGAAGTGA
- the arsS gene encoding arsenosugar biosynthesis radical SAM protein ArsS (Some members of this family are selenoproteins.) has product MTPFQDTLKRHRLSLTRQKTEILQINVGKLCDLACLHCHVEAGPKRKEIMERKTVERLMELLKKSPAVQTVDLTGGAPELNPNFRYLVEESSKILTSRKAALRGSLHPALPVEGATQAPVIDRCNLTVLFQKGQEETPYFLKEHRVQIVASLPCYSKENVEAQRGRGVFDKSIRALRFLNELGYGKEGTGLLLDLVYNPVGPFLPPPQSELEADYKKELKELFGIEFNHLLTITNMPIKRFHDYLERRGELDQYADLLATHFNQEAVGRVMCRNLVSIGWDGKIYDCDFNQMLEIPLGGKRRTIWEIESLDELVSESIAFANHCYGCTAGAGSSCSGSLVKKGGYRNDK; this is encoded by the coding sequence ATGACCCCGTTCCAAGATACATTGAAACGGCATCGTCTCAGTCTGACACGACAGAAGACCGAGATTTTGCAGATCAACGTCGGCAAGCTGTGTGATCTCGCTTGTCTCCACTGCCATGTGGAGGCGGGGCCAAAACGCAAGGAGATTATGGAACGGAAGACTGTCGAGCGGCTCATGGAACTTTTGAAGAAGTCACCTGCTGTTCAGACCGTTGATCTGACCGGCGGGGCGCCAGAACTCAACCCGAACTTCCGCTACTTGGTCGAAGAATCCAGCAAGATTCTAACCAGCCGCAAAGCGGCGTTGAGGGGGAGTCTCCATCCGGCTTTGCCGGTGGAGGGGGCGACGCAAGCCCCTGTAATTGACCGGTGTAATTTGACTGTCCTCTTTCAAAAGGGACAAGAGGAGACCCCCTATTTTCTGAAAGAACACCGGGTGCAGATCGTTGCCTCGCTCCCCTGCTATTCCAAGGAAAACGTCGAGGCACAACGGGGTCGCGGGGTCTTTGATAAAAGCATCCGGGCACTTCGGTTCCTGAATGAATTGGGATACGGAAAGGAAGGGACCGGTCTTCTCCTCGACCTTGTTTACAATCCGGTCGGTCCCTTCCTGCCGCCACCTCAATCGGAGTTGGAGGCCGATTACAAAAAAGAGCTGAAAGAACTCTTTGGAATTGAGTTTAATCACCTGTTGACCATCACCAACATGCCAATCAAGAGATTTCACGATTATTTGGAACGCCGAGGTGAGTTAGACCAATACGCAGACCTTCTCGCTACCCATTTCAACCAGGAGGCAGTCGGTCGTGTGATGTGCCGTAATCTTGTTTCCATAGGCTGGGACGGAAAAATCTACGATTGTGATTTTAATCAGATGTTGGAGATTCCGCTGGGTGGAAAGAGGCGAACAATCTGGGAGATTGAGTCGCTTGATGAATTGGTCTCAGAGTCGATTGCGTTTGCCAATCATTGCTACGGTTGCACCGCAGGAGCTGGAAGTTCGTGTTCCGGTTCACTTGTGAAGAAAGGAGGATATCGTAATGATAAATAG
- a CDS encoding PLP-dependent cysteine synthase family protein produces MKTVDNLLELVGNTPVLRLHPFETEGVRLYAKLEGFNPSGSVKDRTALAMLKAVKASGSLRPGMKIVEASSGNTGIGLAMVCRLEGFPLTIVMSKKASQERIAMLRAYGVELILTSREGGADEARRVADETAIKSPHLYFRLSQHRSRENVNMHYKWTAGELLEQVPGPIDAFVAGIGTGGTLMGISRRLRETYSNIRIIGVQPEEILSRQEGLRNVNKSVTPEIFDRKLLDEILEIQDKEAILRTRQLMERCGLLYGPSSGAILAGALKLVHDGMKGTIAMIFPDRGEKYLSTSIYQAEEE; encoded by the coding sequence ATGAAAACGGTAGATAACCTATTAGAACTCGTTGGTAACACACCTGTTTTAAGGCTGCACCCTTTTGAAACAGAAGGGGTCCGTTTGTACGCTAAGCTGGAGGGATTCAATCCATCGGGAAGCGTCAAGGACCGAACGGCGCTTGCGATGCTGAAAGCGGTAAAAGCGAGCGGCTCTCTCCGTCCCGGAATGAAAATTGTGGAGGCCTCAAGCGGTAACACCGGTATTGGGCTCGCGATGGTCTGTCGATTGGAAGGATTTCCTCTCACGATCGTGATGTCAAAAAAGGCGAGTCAGGAACGGATCGCGATGTTACGTGCCTACGGCGTCGAATTAATCCTGACCTCCCGGGAAGGAGGCGCTGACGAAGCCCGTCGCGTTGCCGACGAAACGGCCATAAAATCACCCCATCTCTACTTCCGGCTTTCTCAGCACCGCTCTCGCGAGAACGTCAACATGCACTATAAGTGGACGGCCGGAGAACTTCTGGAGCAGGTGCCTGGACCAATCGATGCCTTTGTCGCGGGGATAGGAACTGGTGGAACGTTGATGGGTATTTCCCGAAGACTTAGAGAGACATACTCCAATATCCGGATCATCGGAGTTCAACCAGAGGAAATTTTAAGCCGGCAAGAAGGACTTCGAAACGTCAATAAATCAGTTACGCCAGAAATCTTTGACAGGAAACTGTTGGATGAAATTCTAGAGATACAGGACAAAGAGGCAATTTTAAGAACCAGGCAACTTATGGAACGGTGTGGCCTTCTTTACGGACCGAGTTCCGGAGCAATCCTTGCGGGTGCTCTCAAATTGGTACATGACGGTATGAAAGGAACGATCGCCATGATTTTTCCGGATCGGGGAGAAAAATATCTCTCCACTTCAATCTATCAGGCGGAAGAAGAATGA
- a CDS encoding aquaporin family protein → MKRTRFAEEQITGILRRVVAEAVGTALLLTAVVGSGIMGERLAGGNLAVVLLANSLATGATLVILILIFGEVSGAHFNPAVTLVLGRRANMSWGQILYYMIAQVLGAMGGVWIAHAMFGEPILMVSSHVREGYPQIFAESIATFGLLLTILSCVRNHPRAVPAAVGLYIMAAYWFTASTSFANPAVTLARGLTDTFTGIRPQDIPGFIVAQLIGAIFAMFLFRFLFPDKDCSQESL, encoded by the coding sequence ATGAAGAGGACACGGTTTGCCGAGGAGCAGATCACGGGAATTCTGCGCAGAGTCGTTGCCGAGGCGGTCGGCACGGCCCTGCTTCTAACGGCCGTTGTCGGATCGGGAATTATGGGGGAACGGCTCGCCGGCGGAAATCTGGCCGTTGTCCTGTTGGCCAATAGTCTTGCGACAGGTGCCACTCTCGTTATCTTGATTCTTATTTTCGGAGAGGTTTCCGGGGCACACTTCAATCCAGCAGTCACGCTTGTTCTTGGGCGACGGGCGAACATGTCATGGGGCCAGATTCTTTATTACATGATCGCCCAGGTACTGGGTGCCATGGGGGGTGTTTGGATCGCCCATGCGATGTTCGGAGAGCCAATCCTCATGGTTTCAAGTCATGTTCGTGAGGGATACCCCCAAATCTTCGCCGAGTCTATTGCCACCTTCGGACTGCTCTTAACCATCTTGAGTTGTGTCCGGAATCACCCTCGCGCGGTTCCCGCGGCCGTCGGACTCTATATCATGGCCGCTTACTGGTTTACCGCCTCCACCTCTTTTGCAAATCCGGCTGTTACATTGGCGCGTGGTCTGACGGACACATTCACGGGAATACGCCCCCAAGACATACCCGGGTTTATTGTCGCACAACTCATCGGGGCCATATTCGCGATGTTTTTATTCCGATTCCTATTTCCCGATAAGGACTGCTCGCAAGAATCGTTATGA
- a CDS encoding acyl-CoA dehydrogenase family protein, translating to MGLLSPFTTEHELFRKAVRDFAEKELLPHKDEWEQTRGFPREIYRRAGKLGLFGICYPEEVGGSGGDYWFKVVFCEEMIRCRMTGLVMDFLVQADISTPVIYALGTEEQKREFLIPAIHGEKIGALGITEPGCGSDVAAIKTTARREGDDYVINGAKMFCTNGGRGNFITLAVRTGKMGYGGISLVTFPTDTNGFKVGKKLEKLGNHTSDTALLFFENCRIPCRYLLGEENKGFAYIMENFQGERLVAALMAMAGAELALEDTIRYTKERQAFGRRIIDFQIWQHKFATLATELEAARRLTYHAVALFDAKRECVKEVSMAKLFAGDLAQKVAYECLQAHGGYGYMEEYDSARFVRDIRLITIGGGSSEIMKEIITKKMGWGVS from the coding sequence GTGGGCCTTTTGTCTCCCTTCACTACCGAACATGAACTCTTTCGCAAGGCGGTGCGGGACTTTGCCGAAAAGGAGCTCCTTCCACATAAAGATGAGTGGGAACAGACCCGTGGCTTCCCTCGCGAGATCTACCGTCGGGCGGGAAAACTCGGCCTCTTTGGAATTTGTTATCCGGAAGAGGTGGGGGGAAGCGGAGGAGACTACTGGTTCAAGGTCGTCTTCTGCGAGGAGATGATCCGCTGTCGGATGACCGGTCTGGTGATGGATTTCCTTGTTCAGGCTGATATTTCGACACCGGTCATTTACGCCCTCGGCACCGAGGAACAGAAGAGGGAGTTTTTGATCCCTGCCATTCACGGTGAAAAAATCGGGGCGTTGGGAATTACGGAACCGGGTTGTGGATCGGATGTCGCCGCAATCAAGACAACCGCCCGTCGCGAAGGAGATGATTATGTCATCAATGGTGCCAAGATGTTCTGCACGAACGGCGGGCGTGGAAATTTTATTACACTGGCAGTCCGGACGGGGAAAATGGGGTATGGTGGTATCAGCCTCGTCACTTTTCCGACCGACACGAACGGTTTTAAGGTAGGTAAAAAGTTGGAGAAATTGGGAAATCATACCTCCGATACGGCACTCCTTTTCTTTGAGAACTGTCGGATCCCCTGTCGCTATCTCTTGGGTGAGGAAAACAAGGGCTTTGCCTACATCATGGAAAATTTCCAAGGGGAGCGATTGGTGGCAGCCCTGATGGCGATGGCGGGTGCCGAGCTGGCCCTTGAGGATACCATCCGTTACACAAAAGAACGACAGGCCTTTGGACGTCGAATTATTGATTTTCAAATCTGGCAGCACAAATTCGCAACACTCGCTACCGAGCTCGAAGCAGCCCGTCGGCTGACATACCATGCGGTCGCCCTTTTTGATGCCAAGAGGGAATGCGTGAAAGAGGTCTCGATGGCCAAGCTCTTTGCCGGAGATCTGGCGCAGAAGGTCGCCTATGAATGCCTCCAAGCCCATGGGGGATACGGTTATATGGAAGAATATGACAGCGCACGATTTGTGCGGGACATCCGCCTGATCACTATAGGAGGTGGATCATCGGAGATTATGAAGGAGATCATCACCAAAAAAATGGGATGGGGCGTGTCGTGA
- a CDS encoding acyl-CoA carboxylase subunit beta codes for MGRVVTKTKRQLESLAEKKEKIRQMGGPDEVQRQHQAGKLTARERIDLLFDKGTFIEIGILGHHQSTHPDMQGRYTPTDGCVTGYGKIQGRWAACAAYDFTVMAGSIGEVQERKVERLREIALREKIPMIWLLDSAGARIQELAGSQFAGSGKLFYDQVKMSGVVPQIAAMMGPCAAGTAYIPALSDFVPMVKWTSSMALAGPPLVKAVIGEEISMEELGGSRIHCEVSGVGDLETPDDRTCLEVIKEYLSYFPSHSGEKPLRYLRSGGFDFEEAPDDHVDDSILNVLPDNPKKPYDMHEVVTRLVDHGRFLELKPAFAKNILVGFGRTCGWPLGIVANQPAVLSGVIDVDAADKASRFINLCDAFNIPLLFLQDVPGFMVGSKVERQGIIRHGAKMLYAVSRASVPKLTVVIRKAYGAGYYVMCGRGYEPDGLVAWPSAEISLMGAEGAVNIIFRKEIDSSKEPEKTRLELVERYQKEISLEKAARGAYIDDIIDPRETKRWIVRTVELAQNRENHWPKKKHGVAPV; via the coding sequence ATGGGGCGTGTCGTGACCAAAACGAAGAGACAGTTAGAGTCGTTAGCTGAGAAGAAAGAAAAGATCCGGCAGATGGGCGGACCCGATGAGGTGCAACGTCAGCATCAGGCAGGAAAACTGACCGCACGCGAACGAATCGATCTCCTGTTTGACAAGGGAACATTTATCGAAATTGGAATCCTCGGTCACCATCAGTCGACTCATCCCGATATGCAAGGCCGTTATACGCCGACCGATGGCTGTGTAACCGGTTATGGAAAGATCCAAGGCCGGTGGGCCGCCTGTGCCGCTTATGATTTTACCGTTATGGCCGGTTCCATCGGCGAGGTTCAGGAGAGAAAAGTCGAACGGCTGCGCGAAATTGCCTTGCGGGAAAAAATTCCGATGATCTGGCTCCTCGATTCAGCCGGGGCCCGGATCCAGGAACTGGCCGGCTCGCAGTTTGCCGGCAGTGGAAAACTTTTTTATGACCAGGTAAAAATGAGCGGGGTCGTTCCGCAGATCGCCGCGATGATGGGGCCCTGCGCGGCTGGTACCGCCTATATCCCGGCCCTCTCCGACTTTGTCCCGATGGTCAAATGGACGAGCTCAATGGCCCTTGCAGGGCCACCACTGGTCAAGGCAGTGATCGGTGAGGAGATCAGCATGGAGGAGTTAGGAGGATCGAGAATCCATTGTGAGGTGAGTGGCGTCGGAGATCTCGAAACTCCGGACGACCGGACCTGTCTTGAGGTTATCAAAGAGTATTTAAGTTACTTTCCTTCCCATTCCGGCGAAAAGCCGTTGCGATATCTCCGGAGTGGGGGATTCGATTTCGAAGAGGCCCCCGACGATCATGTTGATGATTCAATCCTGAACGTCCTGCCCGATAATCCAAAAAAGCCGTACGACATGCATGAAGTGGTTACGCGATTGGTTGATCATGGTCGTTTCCTCGAGCTCAAGCCAGCCTTTGCAAAAAACATACTGGTCGGATTTGGCCGAACCTGTGGATGGCCCTTAGGGATTGTGGCGAACCAACCGGCGGTACTCAGTGGTGTGATCGATGTCGATGCGGCCGACAAGGCATCCCGCTTCATCAACCTCTGCGATGCCTTTAATATTCCGCTCCTTTTCTTGCAGGATGTCCCCGGCTTTATGGTCGGGTCCAAGGTGGAGAGGCAGGGAATCATCCGACATGGGGCCAAGATGCTCTATGCCGTCTCACGCGCCTCGGTGCCGAAACTGACCGTGGTCATTCGAAAGGCGTATGGTGCCGGTTACTATGTTATGTGCGGTCGGGGCTACGAACCGGATGGCCTCGTCGCCTGGCCCTCCGCCGAAATCTCGTTGATGGGGGCTGAGGGGGCCGTCAACATTATCTTTCGAAAGGAGATTGATTCCTCCAAAGAGCCTGAAAAGACGCGCCTGGAGTTGGTTGAGAGATATCAAAAGGAGATCAGTCTCGAAAAGGCGGCCCGCGGGGCTTATATTGATGACATCATCGACCCGCGAGAGACGAAGCGCTGGATCGTCCGAACCGTTGAACTTGCTCAAAACAGAGAGAACCATTGGCCAAAAAAGAAACACGGGGTCGCTCCCGTATGA
- a CDS encoding arsenate reductase ArsC, with protein MTIVLFACVHNAGRSQIAAAFFNALADPGKAKALSAGTKPAEKIHPEVVEVMREVGIDLSRMKPQKFTDELARKGQMLITMSCGESCPLVPGLFRDDWQISDPKGQTLDAVRLIRDEISRRVQALIQRKGWERPRRVRSAY; from the coding sequence ATGACGATTGTCCTTTTTGCATGTGTTCATAACGCAGGTCGCTCTCAGATCGCGGCAGCATTCTTTAATGCGCTTGCCGATCCAGGAAAGGCAAAGGCCCTCTCGGCGGGGACAAAACCAGCGGAAAAGATTCATCCCGAAGTGGTGGAGGTGATGAGAGAAGTTGGCATCGATCTCTCTCGTATGAAGCCCCAAAAGTTCACCGATGAATTGGCGAGAAAGGGACAGATGCTGATTACTATGAGTTGCGGTGAATCTTGCCCTCTCGTGCCGGGCCTCTTTCGAGACGACTGGCAAATTTCTGATCCGAAAGGACAGACCCTTGATGCGGTGAGGTTGATTCGAGATGAGATCTCAAGAAGAGTTCAGGCACTCATCCAGAGAAAGGGGTGGGAACGACCGCGGAGAGTTCGCTCCGCATATTAA
- a CDS encoding DMT family transporter, whose translation MIQMVGGTLFLLGSSFFFAIMGMMIKLLDGRIPLFQLSFLRSSLALVPLFFLMKRLGVTFRSPQWPLLSLRGIWGLLAMLFYFWALANIPLAPAVMLNYSSPIFTTLFASCLLGEKVTRVGIICLTVALLGLVCILKPFDGRPEWGYFLALGAGIFSGAAFTTVKHLTVREPPWRIVWYYNFIASLGALPVAVSNWVWRDVPDLLLLLAISLAGTTGQIFLTEGFLRCSASEGSVVTLSIVVFTSLGGWFFWGEVPDFLQFLGMMAVLGGILGITKSKELGIIK comes from the coding sequence ATGATTCAAATGGTTGGTGGAACACTCTTTCTTCTTGGGTCCTCTTTCTTTTTTGCCATCATGGGGATGATGATCAAACTGCTTGATGGAAGAATTCCTCTTTTTCAACTCTCATTTTTGAGAAGCTCACTGGCATTGGTCCCCCTCTTTTTTTTGATGAAACGGTTGGGGGTGACGTTTAGAAGCCCTCAATGGCCTTTGTTAAGCCTCAGAGGAATCTGGGGTCTTCTGGCAATGCTCTTCTATTTTTGGGCGCTGGCCAATATCCCGCTCGCTCCCGCCGTCATGCTGAATTATTCCTCCCCCATCTTCACAACCCTCTTTGCGAGCTGCCTTCTTGGTGAGAAAGTAACCCGAGTTGGTATTATTTGTCTCACGGTGGCACTCTTGGGACTCGTTTGTATCCTTAAGCCGTTTGATGGGAGGCCAGAGTGGGGTTATTTTTTAGCGCTTGGGGCCGGTATTTTTTCGGGAGCTGCCTTTACGACCGTCAAGCACCTCACAGTAAGGGAGCCTCCCTGGAGAATTGTCTGGTATTACAATTTCATTGCGAGCCTTGGGGCTTTGCCTGTTGCGGTCAGTAACTGGGTTTGGAGGGATGTGCCTGATCTGCTTCTCCTGCTTGCCATCTCTTTGGCTGGAACAACGGGCCAAATCTTTTTAACCGAAGGATTCTTGCGTTGTTCAGCATCCGAGGGAAGCGTTGTCACCCTTTCTATTGTTGTCTTTACAAGCTTGGGGGGGTGGTTCTTTTGGGGTGAAGTCCCCGATTTTTTGCAATTTTTGGGAATGATGGCTGTCCTCGGAGGCATTCTTGGAATCACGAAATCGAAGGAACTTGGAATAATAAAATGA
- a CDS encoding methyltransferase domain-containing protein, which produces MRAPREDVKNYYGKVLRGKKDLKTNACCGTDSFPAHLREIVKMIHPEIIEKCYGCGSPIPSVLAGLTVLDLGCGTGRDSYILSKLVGPEGQVIGVDMTDEQLEVAQHHLPFQMKQFGFSKPNVRFLKGYIEDLESLGIANHSVDLIVSNCVINLSPDKRRVFSEIFRILKPGGELYFADIFTGRRMPRELSEDPVLLGECLGGALYLEDFRRLLLEVGCHDYRVTSRSKIELKNPEVEAKAGMIDFWSMTIRAFKLKLEDRCEDYGQIATYLGTIPESPHAFFLDDHHLFEKGRSVPVCSNTAAMLQQTRVASHFKVTGDLSTHYGLFDCGGTTATDRERVSSGGCC; this is translated from the coding sequence ATGCGAGCCCCTAGAGAAGACGTGAAAAATTATTATGGCAAGGTCCTCAGGGGAAAGAAAGACCTCAAGACCAACGCCTGTTGCGGCACCGATAGTTTCCCGGCTCATCTCCGTGAGATTGTAAAGATGATCCATCCGGAGATTATTGAAAAATGTTACGGCTGTGGCTCACCCATCCCATCAGTATTGGCGGGGCTGACGGTTTTGGACCTTGGGTGCGGAACGGGACGCGATTCCTATATCCTTTCCAAGTTGGTCGGTCCAGAAGGTCAGGTCATCGGTGTTGATATGACCGATGAACAACTGGAAGTGGCGCAACACCATCTCCCCTTTCAAATGAAACAGTTTGGATTTTCGAAACCGAACGTCCGTTTTTTGAAAGGGTATATTGAGGATCTTGAATCATTGGGGATTGCAAATCATTCAGTTGATCTGATCGTTTCCAACTGTGTCATCAACCTCTCGCCCGACAAGCGGCGCGTCTTCTCCGAAATCTTCCGCATTTTGAAACCGGGCGGGGAACTCTATTTCGCCGATATTTTTACCGGGCGCCGGATGCCGAGGGAATTGTCGGAAGATCCAGTCCTCCTGGGCGAATGTCTCGGCGGCGCGCTTTACCTCGAAGACTTTCGCCGATTGCTTCTTGAGGTTGGATGCCACGATTATCGTGTTACCTCCCGTTCCAAAATTGAATTGAAAAATCCGGAGGTCGAGGCAAAAGCGGGGATGATCGACTTCTGGTCGATGACGATCCGGGCGTTCAAGCTGAAACTCGAAGACCGATGTGAGGATTACGGACAGATCGCTACTTACTTGGGAACGATTCCGGAATCACCTCATGCCTTCTTTCTTGATGACCACCACCTGTTTGAAAAAGGGCGCTCGGTTCCAGTCTGTAGCAATACAGCGGCAATGCTTCAACAGACAAGGGTTGCCTCGCACTTCAAAGTAACCGGCGATCTCTCGACTCACTATGGACTTTTTGATTGCGGTGGTACAACGGCCACCGACAGGGAAAGAGTTTCGTCAGGGGGATGTTGCTGA
- a CDS encoding 3-keto-5-aminohexanoate cleavage protein yields MSPKVIMTCALTGVLAKKEQCPAIPYSPVEIAEEAKRAYDAGAAIVHIHARTPQGGACWEPEVFGEIKAEIQKRCPVILNFSSGGIGVPIQERTLHIAEHRPMIAALNMGSMNYALYSPKAKKFYHDHVFANPFRDIEYCLRQIVEAGAKPELECFDTGHIANAEPFIDMGLLKTPAHFSLILGVLGGISTRTGNLKHMVDNLPNGSHWEVIGIGRDQWRLVREALQLGGDIRVGLEDNFYLPQGEMAKSNGELVMAASQMIRQTGKEVATVQEARKIMGLV; encoded by the coding sequence ATGAGCCCTAAGGTCATCATGACCTGCGCCCTGACGGGCGTTCTCGCTAAAAAAGAGCAGTGCCCGGCGATTCCCTATTCACCGGTTGAGATTGCCGAAGAGGCGAAGAGGGCCTACGATGCCGGCGCAGCGATTGTTCACATCCATGCACGAACTCCACAAGGTGGGGCCTGTTGGGAACCAGAAGTCTTTGGAGAAATTAAGGCCGAGATCCAGAAACGTTGTCCTGTCATTCTCAATTTCTCCAGCGGCGGAATTGGGGTTCCAATCCAGGAACGAACGCTTCATATCGCAGAACATCGGCCGATGATCGCCGCCCTCAATATGGGCTCGATGAACTACGCACTCTACAGCCCGAAGGCGAAGAAATTTTATCATGATCATGTCTTTGCCAATCCATTTCGGGATATTGAGTATTGTCTGAGACAGATTGTCGAAGCAGGTGCCAAACCGGAACTTGAGTGCTTTGACACCGGCCATATCGCCAACGCAGAACCGTTCATCGATATGGGACTACTCAAAACACCAGCCCATTTTTCACTCATCCTCGGTGTCCTGGGCGGCATCTCAACCCGCACGGGAAATCTGAAACACATGGTAGATAATCTCCCGAACGGTTCTCATTGGGAAGTGATCGGGATCGGACGGGATCAATGGCGACTCGTCCGTGAGGCGTTGCAACTGGGGGGAGATATTCGTGTGGGACTCGAGGACAACTTCTATCTCCCGCAGGGTGAGATGGCAAAATCAAATGGAGAGCTGGTCATGGCAGCAAGCCAGATGATCCGACAAACGGGGAAAGAGGTCGCAACGGTCCAGGAGGCGCGGAAAATTATGGGACTTGTCTAG
- a CDS encoding DNA-deoxyinosine glycosylase, with protein sequence MQSPIFLLRQSFPFVSSTNAEILILGSMPGQKSLEANQYYAHPHNSFWDLMEHIFGAGHQLEYEKRLQMLKENRVALWDVAFQCQRNGSLDSNIRAVTPNDFQSFFAKHRRIRSVFFNGQKAEQLFTRLVLSNIGERVQKLKFVRLPSTSPAHASLTREQKKARWHRALNAAQNRRG encoded by the coding sequence ATGCAATCTCCCATTTTCTTGCTTCGACAGAGTTTTCCTTTTGTCTCCTCAACCAACGCGGAGATTTTGATCCTGGGCTCAATGCCCGGACAAAAATCGCTGGAGGCGAATCAGTATTATGCCCACCCCCACAACTCTTTTTGGGACCTGATGGAGCATATCTTCGGCGCAGGTCATCAACTGGAGTATGAGAAGAGGCTTCAAATGCTGAAAGAGAATCGTGTCGCCCTCTGGGACGTGGCGTTCCAATGTCAGCGGAATGGCAGCCTTGATTCTAATATCCGAGCCGTCACCCCGAATGATTTTCAATCATTTTTTGCTAAACACCGTCGGATTCGTTCTGTCTTTTTTAACGGCCAAAAGGCGGAACAACTTTTTACGAGGCTGGTCTTAAGCAATATAGGAGAGAGGGTTCAAAAACTTAAATTCGTCAGACTCCCCTCCACGAGCCCCGCACACGCCTCACTCACGAGGGAGCAAAAGAAGGCACGATGGCATCGAGCATTGAACGCTGCCCAAAACCGGAGAGGTTGA